TGAATGTTTTTGATGCTGCTCGTTTTTTTATTGAACGTAAACACAGACGTTTTCCCATAGTTGAAGACGGAAAGTTAGTAGGACAAATAAGCCAAATGGATGTCATTAAAGCAGCCCTGCAACTTAAAGGCGCAACCTGGAAATAGGTTATAATAATTTACGAACTCCAATAAATACAGGGATTAGCAGCGTCATTGCTAAGAGTGTAGGGATGATGTAAATTTCTAATCTCAAAAACAAGAGTAAACTTATTACCAACAGTTGAAAGCCCAGGCCAAACACAGATACGGCAGTCATAAACCAGCCCGGTAATTTTGTGCCTTGTATTGCTTTAGGGTCGAGCCAGTAAATGGCTTTGTCAAAAGCGCTGTATAAAATGGTGTACATTAAAAACATCGAGTTTACTGTTGCTTGATTTTCGCCTGATAATGCTAAAGGCGTAACATTCTCAAAAACGCGGCTTGTGGTGTCTCCATTATGCCTGTTGCGTAGAATTACATAGTAATAATTGTAAAGTGTACCCTGCAGTTGAAGACCTAAAAAAGCTAAAAGCGCAAACCAAAGTGGTGTTTGTGTTGCTTGTGCAATAGCAATTAAAATCAAAAAATTTAAAATAATATCTGCAATAGAATCGTAATAACGCCCGGTATAAGATGGGGTGTTTTTTATGCGCGCAAGTTCACCGTCTGCAGCGTCAAGAATAGATTTTAGTATTAATAGGAGTGCTGCAGCACCATGAAGCCCATAATGAATGCAAAATACAGCTGCTATACCTGCACATATAAAAGCAGTTGTGATATGAATAGGTGTAAATGAAGTGTCTTTTAGATTACTTGCAATAAATCGTCCGCCTGCACGACCATAATCAGATAGATCTGTAAACGCGTACTTTTTAGGTAGTTTAGACATGAGAACCTGTATTAGGTTCTACAGTAAACTGGTCTTTGTGATCGCGTATGTATGCTGCAAGCAAATCTGCTACAGGCTCACCGCTCGCAAATAGTTTTTGAAATAGTGAATCCCAAAACTCAAACGTTGACTCGTGCATCTGGTCTATAACCTGAGCACGTGCTGAGGGGTTTTTAGGCACCTTATGATCTGGAAATCTACTTATAGCCTGTTCTAAGAGTAGAACG
The sequence above is a segment of the Leeuwenhoekiella sp. MAR_2009_132 genome. Coding sequences within it:
- a CDS encoding CDP-alcohol phosphatidyltransferase family protein, translated to MSKLPKKYAFTDLSDYGRAGGRFIASNLKDTSFTPIHITTAFICAGIAAVFCIHYGLHGAAALLLILKSILDAADGELARIKNTPSYTGRYYDSIADIILNFLILIAIAQATQTPLWFALLAFLGLQLQGTLYNYYYVILRNRHNGDTTSRVFENVTPLALSGENQATVNSMFLMYTILYSAFDKAIYWLDPKAIQGTKLPGWFMTAVSVFGLGFQLLVISLLLFLRLEIYIIPTLLAMTLLIPVFIGVRKLL